A stretch of the Negativicoccus succinicivorans genome encodes the following:
- a CDS encoding DUF951 domain-containing protein, translated as MAYLKVDIGDIVTMKKPHPCGNKEWEVLRIGADFRIRCRGCGHTVLIARPKFMKAVRGVVTKVADRDDFAPPTDHSFPADDAAQN; from the coding sequence ATGGCGTATTTAAAAGTAGATATCGGCGATATTGTCACCATGAAAAAGCCGCATCCCTGCGGCAATAAGGAATGGGAAGTCTTGCGCATCGGCGCGGATTTTCGCATTCGCTGCCGCGGTTGCGGTCATACCGTGCTGATCGCCCGTCCGAAATTCATGAAAGCGGTGCGCGGCGTCGTCACCAAGGTCGCCGATCGCGACGATTTCGCGCCGCCGACCGATCATTCTTTTCCCGCGGACGATGCCGCGCAAAATTAA
- the larA gene encoding nickel-dependent lactate racemase produces METTYTWPYGRQEISFTLPDERVKNCLTMAQMQPLADPIRAIREALLHPIDSAPLPELIDAGDKVAIIVNDTTRIAHTDIFLPVIVEMLNERGVADEDITILFALGMHRPMTDEEMISQITEDLFRRLRTVNAEARHDADYVKIGTTSYGTPVAFHKDALAADKLILTGSVVHHFFAGFGGGRKALFPGVAHRETIRHNHSLMLDPHAVIGEIKTNPIYLDQVEGCEMHRPTFLLNTVLNEKEEVIGVFAGDYITAHEKACELVDRMNGVEIPREYPIVIVTCGGYPKDINIYQSQKTMDNAVCAVQEGGVVILLAACPEGSGNSEVDATVRAYPSPEKIEAYVREDFQIGRHKAYAVTRLMKKADFYLLSEMPDDAARAALFTPVHSVEEALALAEQKLGPNADICLMPQGSCTVPRLVKKA; encoded by the coding sequence ATGGAAACTACCTACACCTGGCCCTACGGCCGCCAAGAAATTTCTTTTACATTGCCCGACGAACGGGTAAAAAATTGTTTAACCATGGCACAAATGCAGCCGCTCGCCGATCCGATCCGAGCGATTCGTGAAGCGCTGTTGCATCCGATCGACTCCGCCCCTCTGCCGGAACTGATTGACGCCGGCGACAAAGTCGCGATCATCGTCAATGATACGACACGCATCGCGCACACGGATATTTTTTTGCCGGTCATAGTGGAAATGCTGAACGAGCGCGGCGTGGCGGACGAAGATATCACGATTCTTTTCGCACTGGGCATGCATCGCCCGATGACGGACGAAGAAATGATTTCGCAAATCACGGAAGATCTCTTTCGCCGTCTGCGCACGGTCAACGCGGAAGCGCGGCATGACGCGGATTACGTCAAAATCGGCACGACCTCGTACGGTACGCCGGTCGCGTTTCACAAAGACGCGCTGGCCGCGGATAAATTAATTCTGACCGGCAGCGTCGTTCACCATTTCTTCGCCGGTTTCGGCGGCGGGCGCAAGGCGCTCTTTCCGGGCGTAGCGCATCGGGAAACCATCCGTCACAACCACTCCTTGATGCTCGATCCGCACGCGGTCATTGGTGAGATCAAAACCAATCCGATCTATCTCGATCAGGTCGAAGGCTGTGAAATGCACCGCCCGACCTTTTTGCTCAATACCGTCTTGAATGAAAAGGAAGAAGTCATCGGCGTGTTCGCCGGCGACTACATCACCGCGCACGAAAAAGCCTGCGAGTTGGTCGACCGCATGAACGGCGTCGAGATTCCGCGCGAATATCCGATCGTCATCGTGACGTGCGGCGGCTATCCGAAAGACATCAATATTTACCAGAGCCAAAAAACGATGGACAACGCCGTTTGCGCCGTGCAGGAAGGCGGTGTCGTCATTTTACTCGCCGCCTGTCCGGAAGGTTCGGGCAACAGTGAAGTTGACGCGACGGTGCGCGCGTATCCTTCGCCGGAAAAAATCGAAGCGTACGTGCGCGAAGATTTTCAAATTGGCCGTCACAAAGCGTACGCGGTCACGCGGCTGATGAAAAAAGCGGATTTTTATTTGCTTTCCGAAATGCCCGACGACGCGGCCCGCGCCGCCCTTTTCACGCCGGTGCATTCGGTCGAAGAAGCGCTGGCGCTGGCGGAACAAAAACTCGGTCCGAACGCGGACATTTGCCTCATGCCGCAAGGCAGCTGCACGGTGCCGCGGCTTGTGAAAAAGGCGTAA
- a CDS encoding pyridoxamine 5'-phosphate oxidase family protein: MKSVAMRRPEQALSNAACREILQKHHEGVLALIDADGQPYAVPLNYWYHDNTLYFHGAPQGHKMSAIAANPQGSFCVIDRADIHAAEFTTYFKSVIAFGPLTVVHDIAEIKALMQSFGNHYLPQHEHTVEAFVDQYLNEVAVFYLKIETLTGKQASGVLKEEKLHAAAQTM; the protein is encoded by the coding sequence ATGAAATCAGTAGCAATGCGTCGACCGGAACAGGCACTCAGCAATGCAGCGTGCCGGGAAATTTTACAGAAGCACCATGAAGGCGTGCTTGCTTTGATTGATGCCGACGGTCAACCATACGCCGTTCCGCTCAATTATTGGTACCACGATAATACGCTCTACTTTCATGGCGCCCCTCAGGGACATAAAATGAGCGCCATCGCCGCAAACCCGCAAGGCTCATTTTGCGTGATTGATCGCGCCGATATTCATGCGGCGGAATTTACTACGTATTTTAAAAGCGTTATTGCCTTCGGACCGCTCACCGTCGTCCATGACATAGCGGAAATAAAAGCGTTGATGCAGAGCTTCGGCAATCATTACCTGCCGCAACATGAGCACACGGTGGAAGCTTTCGTCGATCAATATCTGAATGAAGTCGCGGTTTTTTATCTCAAAATCGAAACACTGACCGGCAAACAAGCCAGCGGTGTATTGAAAGAAGAAAAACTTCACGCCGCCGCGCAAACGATGTAA
- a CDS encoding alpha/beta hydrolase family protein has protein sequence MSEQARAFMVNISTITRQGIDAIRYTPVNPRGLVIWYHGWSSKMAGQELRALAFANAGWEVIVPTAIYHDNRGEIDYEDPKSYPYFWKTLFQNVRESDIWMDYARENGYKLIVSSGHSMGGFSALGVAAQQKAVSGVVAINGSGHWPLSHLFFQARFGQMYPLAAEINKAVEEMSPHMHAQALKKKPFYLIHGAADNSVDPRADVEFATILQDAGADVKTEFIDDLGHFVTTGMLVSATDWLGNRFLYTGKKEEL, from the coding sequence ATGAGCGAACAAGCACGCGCGTTCATGGTGAATATTTCCACCATTACGCGCCAGGGCATCGATGCCATCCGCTACACCCCCGTCAATCCGCGCGGCCTGGTGATTTGGTACCACGGCTGGAGCTCGAAGATGGCCGGACAAGAACTGCGGGCGCTGGCCTTTGCGAACGCCGGCTGGGAAGTCATCGTGCCGACGGCGATTTACCATGACAACCGCGGCGAAATCGATTACGAAGATCCGAAATCCTATCCGTACTTTTGGAAAACGCTGTTCCAAAACGTGCGTGAAAGCGATATTTGGATGGACTACGCGCGGGAAAACGGTTACAAACTGATCGTGTCGTCCGGCCATTCCATGGGCGGTTTCTCCGCGCTCGGCGTCGCCGCACAACAAAAAGCGGTGTCCGGCGTGGTCGCGATCAACGGTTCCGGTCATTGGCCGCTGAGCCATCTTTTCTTCCAGGCGCGCTTCGGACAAATGTATCCGCTGGCCGCTGAAATCAATAAAGCTGTGGAGGAAATGTCGCCGCACATGCACGCGCAGGCCCTCAAGAAAAAACCGTTCTACCTCATTCACGGCGCCGCCGACAACTCCGTTGACCCGCGCGCGGATGTGGAATTCGCCACCATTTTGCAAGATGCCGGCGCCGATGTCAAAACGGAATTCATTGACGATCTCGGTCACTTCGTGACGACAGGCATGCTCGTATCCGCCACCGATTGGCTCGGCAACCGCTTTTTATACACGGGCAAAAAGGAGGAACTATGA
- the nrdJ gene encoding ribonucleoside-triphosphate reductase, adenosylcobalamin-dependent, producing MSRFTGFSEEFIQQYPHFPAHMTQLAKFVYYRTYSRWLEEEGRRETWRETVVRALTYNCQMAAENQEDAEALFDNVFNLRQFISGRSLWIGGSSASESLITANFNCAFTVMDNVHAFVDLFYLLMVGTGVGFRILKDDVAKLPKFRHDVILENLPFEPLPSNERVDPTSIIFRTDDIATIVVGDSKEGWVQALQFYLDIHTRHDYRKIKRVRINYNGVRPKGERLVTFGGTASGYESLATMFEKIHKVLTTEEFAPAPVEGQLRPIHVLDICNIIGENVVVGGVRRTAETAIISPDDDEVIEAKTDLTPNKFHRFMSNNSIYFTEKPSRERLQQIFHTLRYTGEPGFVNAAEGKRRRADFEGLNPCFEILLPRNSVCNLTTVNILAFVKDGKLLKEELLAAERLSARACYRMTCMNLELHNWNQTHQRDRLLGCSMTGWQDAMSALGYDREQQIELMRELHEAVREAADEYADELGTPHSLLVTAVKPEGTLSLVAGGVSPGLHYSHSEYFIRRIRVNASDPLAKTAEALGWSVHPEVGQEEPNVRTKVIDFPCYSPVKRTKYDVSALEQLQTYYDFQKHYTEQNSSNTISIKDDEWDDVCQNVYDHWDEMLACSFLSLSDHHYELAPYEAITKEEYEAMMATMQDFNPNLLNYYEQATGNEGKEFEILDDREECASGVCPIK from the coding sequence ATGAGTCGTTTTACCGGTTTCAGTGAGGAATTTATTCAGCAATATCCGCATTTTCCGGCGCATATGACGCAGTTGGCGAAGTTCGTTTACTATCGCACGTATTCACGTTGGCTGGAGGAAGAGGGGCGGCGGGAAACATGGCGGGAAACCGTCGTGCGCGCGCTCACGTATAATTGCCAAATGGCGGCGGAAAATCAGGAAGACGCGGAAGCGCTCTTTGACAATGTTTTTAACCTGCGTCAATTTATTTCGGGACGCAGCTTGTGGATCGGCGGTTCGAGCGCGTCGGAAAGTCTGATCACGGCGAATTTCAATTGCGCTTTTACGGTGATGGATAATGTGCACGCGTTTGTCGATCTGTTTTACCTCTTGATGGTCGGCACGGGCGTGGGCTTCCGCATTTTGAAAGACGATGTGGCGAAGTTGCCGAAGTTCCGCCATGACGTCATTTTGGAAAACTTGCCGTTTGAGCCTTTGCCGTCGAATGAACGCGTCGATCCGACGTCGATTATTTTCCGCACGGACGATATCGCGACGATTGTGGTCGGCGATTCCAAAGAGGGCTGGGTGCAGGCGCTGCAGTTCTATCTCGATATTCACACGCGCCATGATTACCGCAAAATTAAGCGGGTCCGCATCAATTACAACGGCGTGCGCCCGAAAGGCGAACGGCTGGTGACGTTCGGCGGTACCGCGTCAGGGTATGAATCGCTGGCGACGATGTTTGAAAAAATTCATAAAGTGCTGACGACGGAAGAATTCGCGCCCGCGCCGGTCGAAGGGCAGTTGCGCCCGATCCACGTGCTCGATATTTGCAATATCATCGGCGAAAACGTGGTGGTCGGCGGCGTACGTCGCACGGCGGAAACGGCGATTATTTCGCCGGACGACGATGAAGTTATCGAGGCCAAAACCGATCTTACGCCGAACAAATTCCACCGCTTCATGAGCAACAACAGCATTTATTTTACGGAAAAACCGTCGCGCGAACGCTTGCAGCAGATTTTTCACACCTTGCGCTACACGGGCGAACCGGGCTTCGTGAATGCGGCGGAGGGCAAACGCCGTCGCGCCGATTTCGAGGGCTTGAACCCCTGCTTTGAAATTTTGCTGCCGCGCAATTCCGTTTGTAACCTGACGACGGTCAATATTCTCGCCTTCGTGAAAGACGGCAAATTGTTGAAAGAGGAACTTTTGGCGGCGGAACGGTTGAGCGCGCGCGCGTGCTACCGCATGACCTGCATGAATCTCGAATTGCATAATTGGAACCAAACCCATCAGCGCGACCGTTTGCTCGGCTGCTCGATGACGGGCTGGCAGGACGCGATGAGCGCGCTCGGCTACGATCGGGAGCAACAGATCGAATTGATGCGGGAATTGCATGAGGCGGTCCGCGAAGCGGCGGACGAGTACGCGGACGAGCTCGGCACACCGCATTCGCTGTTGGTGACGGCGGTGAAACCGGAAGGAACGCTCTCGCTGGTGGCGGGCGGCGTCAGTCCGGGATTGCATTACTCGCACAGCGAATATTTTATTCGCCGGATCCGCGTCAACGCGAGCGACCCGCTCGCCAAGACGGCAGAGGCGCTCGGCTGGAGCGTGCATCCCGAAGTGGGACAGGAAGAACCGAATGTGCGCACGAAAGTCATCGATTTCCCGTGCTACTCCCCGGTCAAGCGCACGAAGTACGATGTGTCGGCGCTCGAGCAGCTGCAGACGTATTACGATTTCCAGAAGCATTACACGGAGCAGAACAGTTCCAATACGATTTCGATTAAAGACGACGAATGGGACGACGTTTGCCAAAACGTGTACGATCATTGGGACGAAATGCTCGCCTGCTCGTTCTTGAGCCTGTCGGATCATCACTATGAACTCGCGCCGTACGAAGCGATCACGAAGGAAGAGTACGAAGCGATGATGGCGACGATGCAGGACTTCAACCCCAATTTGCTGAATTATTACGAACAGGCGACGGGGAACGAAGGCAAGGAATTTGAGATTTTGGACGATCGGGAAGAATGCGCGTCGGGAGTTTGCCCGATTAAATAA
- a CDS encoding HAD family hydrolase, translated as MEQAPILAICYDFDHTLSPDDMQAAGYIQSVGFAVEDFWRESRSLAEQNEMDRNLAYMYLMAKTARGKVVFTRERLAEYGAQVPLYPGVREWFANVNALGDAAGVQVEHYIISSGLKEMIAGTAIANEFKAIYASSFFYDEDGVAVWPAQAVNYTNKTQFLFRIKKGVLDVNDERINEYFPNEEMRVPFRNIVYIGDSATDIPCMKLVASSGGHAIGVYAPGESTAMVDGLLRDGRIQYKAPADYRQGAPLEQLIGAIIAQTATRENLERRKVADLHDAKRRLVKAKQGQ; from the coding sequence ATGGAACAAGCGCCGATTTTGGCGATTTGCTATGATTTTGACCACACGCTTTCACCGGACGACATGCAGGCCGCGGGCTATATTCAGTCCGTCGGCTTCGCCGTAGAGGATTTTTGGCGAGAGTCGCGATCTCTGGCGGAACAAAATGAAATGGATCGCAATCTCGCGTATATGTACCTGATGGCGAAGACGGCGCGCGGCAAAGTGGTATTCACGCGCGAGCGACTGGCGGAGTACGGCGCGCAAGTGCCGTTGTATCCCGGCGTGCGCGAATGGTTCGCCAATGTGAACGCGCTGGGCGACGCGGCGGGCGTGCAGGTGGAGCATTACATCATCTCGTCCGGATTGAAGGAAATGATCGCGGGCACGGCGATCGCGAACGAATTCAAAGCGATTTACGCGAGCTCCTTTTTCTATGATGAAGACGGGGTGGCGGTATGGCCGGCGCAAGCGGTCAATTACACGAATAAAACGCAATTTCTGTTTCGCATCAAAAAAGGCGTGCTCGATGTCAATGACGAACGCATCAACGAATATTTTCCGAACGAAGAGATGCGCGTGCCGTTCCGCAATATCGTCTACATCGGCGACAGCGCGACGGATATTCCGTGCATGAAGCTGGTGGCGAGCTCGGGCGGCCACGCGATCGGCGTGTATGCGCCGGGCGAATCAACCGCCATGGTGGACGGTTTACTGCGCGACGGGCGAATTCAGTACAAAGCGCCGGCGGATTATCGGCAAGGCGCGCCGCTGGAACAGCTGATCGGCGCGATCATCGCGCAGACGGCGACGCGTGAAAATCTGGAGCGGCGGAAAGTAGCCGACCTTCATGACGCGAAGCGCCGACTCGTGAAGGCAAAGCAAGGGCAATAA
- the floA gene encoding flotillin-like protein FloA (flotillin-like protein involved in membrane lipid rafts), with amino-acid sequence MDFIFPGFTIVLIVFFILILQHFVPIGLWISALAAGVHISIFDLIGMRLRRVPPRVIVLPLVKGSKAGLEVNVNQLEAHYLAGGDVDRVVDALIAAHRASIPLTFERSAAIDLAGRNVLEAVQMSVNPKVIETPIISAMAKNGIELRVRARVTVRANIDRLVGGAGEATIIARVGEGIVTTVGSSERHTDVLENPDHISRTVLEKGLDAGTAFEILSIDIADVDVGRNIGAELQTDQAEADKRIAQARAEERRAMAVAKEQEMRAQTQEMQAEVVRAQAEVPIAFAEALKSGKLGVMDYYRLQNINADTEMREAIAKPESEE; translated from the coding sequence ATGGATTTTATTTTTCCGGGCTTCACCATTGTGCTGATTGTCTTTTTTATCCTGATTTTGCAGCATTTCGTGCCGATCGGGTTGTGGATTTCCGCATTGGCGGCCGGCGTTCATATCAGCATCTTCGATCTCATCGGGATGCGCTTGCGTCGCGTGCCGCCGCGCGTGATCGTGTTGCCGCTCGTCAAAGGCTCGAAAGCGGGACTTGAGGTCAACGTCAACCAGCTGGAAGCGCACTACCTCGCCGGCGGTGATGTCGACCGCGTCGTCGACGCGCTGATCGCCGCGCACCGCGCTTCGATTCCGCTGACCTTCGAGCGCTCTGCCGCGATTGATCTCGCCGGACGCAACGTGCTCGAAGCGGTGCAAATGAGCGTTAACCCGAAAGTCATTGAAACGCCGATTATCTCGGCGATGGCGAAAAACGGTATCGAATTGCGCGTGCGGGCGCGCGTCACCGTTCGCGCCAACATCGACCGCTTGGTCGGCGGCGCCGGCGAAGCGACGATCATCGCCCGTGTCGGTGAAGGCATCGTCACAACCGTCGGCTCGTCCGAACGTCACACCGACGTCTTGGAAAATCCCGACCACATTTCTCGCACCGTATTGGAAAAAGGTTTGGATGCCGGCACGGCCTTTGAAATTTTGTCCATTGATATCGCCGACGTCGATGTCGGACGCAACATCGGCGCGGAACTGCAAACCGACCAGGCGGAAGCCGACAAACGCATCGCTCAGGCGCGCGCCGAAGAGCGCCGCGCGATGGCGGTCGCCAAAGAGCAGGAAATGCGCGCTCAAACGCAGGAAATGCAGGCCGAAGTGGTCCGCGCGCAGGCGGAAGTGCCGATCGCGTTCGCGGAAGCGCTCAAATCGGGCAAATTGGGCGTCATGGATTACTATCGTTTACAAAACATCAACGCCGACACGGAAATGCGTGAGGCGATTGCCAAACCGGAAAGTGAGGAATAA
- the cobN gene encoding cobaltochelatase subunit CobN, with translation MKRVYWLTNIDSQADHVARALRSLREKNETIPAEVIRVKNGDATDFTPPSFQDAALVVMSFMGGQTLEEETLNALNEYPDVPYLVLAHGANPARPHGVEPETIERITRYLAYSGLRNIENLWRYLANTILHIGKGATAEPQQLRTDGLYYPGEEPYGTLAEFAAAHLDPDKYTVGFFFLRDDWLWGNLRFYNALIAEIECAGMNALPLFTHWGSGASQERTLETCVQEYFYDADGKVVPDVVINNHRMSLRLGRANDPKFLEKLGVPTLQAYHSKQDEATWRANPAGLTPTEISATVAMIETDGILHGPVASHREVEPGGESQREPCAYGLELLVRKAKRWATLRHKPNAAKKVAIVLHNYPANNTNIGCAADLDSGASLFRFLQAMQKDGYDVGALPDTAAELWEEVLAHMTNDRRYLSETMQRDATKIAGSDVIKYEKTLPASVVQKMNETWGNAPGDAFVNNDEELLLPGLRRGNIYIALQPPRGFGEDPSAIIHSPTLAPTHHYLAYYHYLRDVFGADAFVHLGTHGSQEWLPGKQMGLSDECYSQITMDDMPNIYPYLTTIIGEGIQAKRRGQAALIGYLPAPTAQGGLYGDWEALAPLLDEYRHYKIYEPKHTASVVADIAALVEKLGMTEMFGTPTAETQEEYMLKVHNFLDDMESSETHTGLHVLGEVPTGDELYALVRKLVAVAHGDVPSLVDALAEALAVPYADIAQKALATPEELAQKRDVDRKAEELLQALAARDWQADTWQDLVADTPQSPALDAVLALITESILPKIRGVGQELTNLVDALSGVMVPAGPGGSAASGNLEVLPTGRNFYGIDPTKMPSATAWKLGTALGDALLEQYVAEEGKYPEQVGIIVWAGPNLRSNGQCIAEILYLLGVKPVWRAETGRVERLEVLPLNELGRPRIDVTARISGLVRDSLPQAVALINQAVALVADLDEPTNINFVKKHIEADAAELAAAGTDPVAALKEARYRVFGCPPGAYGAGVGNVLDEKNWENESDLADAYLAWGGYAYDENGAAHASKEAFAQRLKTLDVTVKNEDTSDLNLMSSDDFNAYHGGMVAASRALGGKAPRSYVGDSSQRSRVQVRTLAEEFQRVVQSEALNPKYIKGMMQHGYKGALELAKRAMLSYSWDATSGVMNDALYNRITESYVLDPEVREWMQKVNPWALHEISETMLEARQRGMWNVPDEMLAELRDIYLATEGDLEERSE, from the coding sequence ATGAAACGAGTCTATTGGCTGACCAATATTGACAGTCAGGCTGACCATGTCGCGCGGGCATTGCGCTCGTTGCGCGAAAAAAATGAAACGATTCCGGCCGAGGTTATTCGGGTCAAAAACGGTGACGCGACCGATTTCACGCCGCCATCATTTCAGGATGCGGCGCTGGTCGTGATGTCCTTCATGGGCGGTCAGACGCTGGAGGAAGAAACGCTGAACGCGTTGAATGAATATCCCGATGTGCCGTACCTGGTGCTGGCGCACGGAGCGAATCCTGCTCGCCCGCACGGCGTAGAACCGGAAACGATCGAACGGATAACGCGGTATTTGGCGTACAGCGGTTTGCGCAATATCGAAAACCTGTGGCGCTATCTCGCGAACACTATTTTGCATATCGGCAAAGGAGCGACGGCGGAACCGCAACAACTGCGCACGGACGGATTATACTATCCCGGTGAAGAACCGTACGGAACGCTTGCGGAATTCGCCGCGGCGCATCTCGATCCGGATAAATACACAGTCGGATTTTTCTTCTTGCGCGATGATTGGCTTTGGGGCAACTTGCGCTTTTACAATGCGCTGATCGCGGAAATTGAATGCGCCGGCATGAACGCATTGCCGCTTTTCACGCATTGGGGCAGCGGCGCAAGTCAGGAACGGACGCTTGAAACCTGCGTGCAGGAATATTTTTACGACGCCGACGGCAAGGTCGTGCCCGATGTCGTCATCAATAACCATCGCATGTCGTTGCGACTGGGGCGCGCGAACGATCCGAAGTTTTTGGAAAAACTCGGCGTGCCGACATTGCAGGCGTACCATTCCAAACAGGATGAGGCGACTTGGCGCGCCAATCCCGCCGGCCTCACGCCGACGGAAATCTCGGCGACGGTGGCCATGATTGAAACGGACGGCATCTTGCACGGGCCGGTCGCGTCGCATCGCGAGGTCGAACCGGGCGGCGAGTCGCAACGCGAACCCTGTGCGTACGGTTTGGAACTTTTGGTACGCAAGGCGAAACGCTGGGCGACGCTGCGGCACAAACCGAACGCGGCGAAAAAAGTGGCGATCGTTCTGCACAATTATCCCGCGAATAATACCAATATCGGCTGCGCGGCGGATCTCGACTCGGGGGCGAGTTTGTTCCGCTTTTTGCAGGCCATGCAAAAAGACGGTTACGATGTCGGCGCGCTGCCGGACACGGCGGCGGAGCTTTGGGAAGAAGTGCTCGCGCACATGACCAATGACCGTCGTTACCTGAGCGAAACGATGCAACGCGACGCGACGAAAATCGCGGGCAGCGATGTGATTAAATATGAAAAAACATTGCCTGCAAGCGTTGTCCAAAAGATGAATGAGACATGGGGGAACGCGCCGGGCGACGCCTTTGTCAACAATGACGAAGAACTTTTGTTGCCGGGCTTACGGCGCGGCAATATTTACATCGCTTTGCAACCGCCGCGCGGCTTCGGTGAAGATCCGTCGGCGATCATTCACAGCCCGACGCTTGCGCCGACGCATCATTACCTGGCGTACTACCATTACTTGCGCGACGTGTTCGGCGCGGATGCGTTCGTTCACCTCGGCACGCACGGCTCGCAAGAATGGCTGCCCGGCAAACAAATGGGCCTGTCGGATGAATGTTACTCGCAAATTACGATGGACGACATGCCGAATATTTATCCCTATTTAACGACGATTATCGGCGAAGGCATTCAGGCCAAACGACGCGGTCAGGCGGCGTTGATCGGCTACCTGCCGGCGCCGACGGCGCAAGGCGGTCTGTACGGCGACTGGGAAGCGCTGGCGCCGCTTTTGGATGAGTATCGGCATTACAAAATCTATGAACCGAAACACACGGCAAGCGTGGTCGCGGACATCGCGGCCTTGGTGGAAAAACTGGGTATGACCGAAATGTTCGGCACACCGACGGCGGAAACTCAGGAAGAGTACATGCTTAAAGTACACAATTTCCTGGACGATATGGAAAGCAGTGAAACGCATACCGGTCTGCATGTTCTGGGAGAAGTGCCGACGGGGGATGAATTATACGCGCTCGTGCGTAAACTCGTCGCGGTGGCGCACGGCGATGTGCCGTCGCTCGTTGACGCGCTCGCGGAGGCGCTCGCCGTTCCCTACGCGGACATCGCGCAAAAAGCGCTCGCCACGCCGGAAGAGCTCGCGCAAAAACGCGACGTCGATCGTAAAGCGGAAGAGCTTTTACAGGCGCTTGCCGCGCGTGACTGGCAGGCGGATACTTGGCAGGATCTCGTCGCGGATACGCCGCAATCGCCCGCGTTGGACGCGGTGCTGGCGTTGATCACCGAATCGATTTTGCCGAAAATTCGAGGCGTCGGTCAGGAGTTGACAAATCTTGTCGACGCGCTGTCCGGCGTGATGGTGCCGGCGGGTCCGGGCGGCTCGGCCGCGTCGGGCAATTTGGAAGTGCTGCCGACCGGACGCAATTTCTACGGCATCGATCCGACGAAAATGCCTTCGGCGACAGCGTGGAAATTAGGCACGGCGCTGGGCGACGCGCTCTTGGAACAATACGTGGCGGAAGAAGGCAAGTATCCCGAACAGGTCGGCATCATCGTTTGGGCCGGACCGAACTTGCGCAGCAACGGGCAATGTATCGCGGAAATTTTATATTTACTCGGGGTTAAACCGGTTTGGCGGGCGGAAACGGGACGCGTGGAACGGCTCGAAGTGCTTCCGCTTAACGAACTCGGCCGTCCGCGTATCGATGTGACTGCGCGCATCAGCGGCTTGGTGCGCGATTCGTTGCCGCAGGCGGTCGCGCTCATTAATCAGGCGGTCGCGCTGGTCGCGGATCTGGACGAACCGACGAATATCAATTTTGTTAAAAAACATATCGAAGCGGACGCGGCGGAATTGGCGGCGGCGGGAACCGATCCCGTGGCGGCGCTCAAAGAGGCGCGGTACCGCGTCTTCGGTTGCCCGCCCGGCGCGTACGGCGCCGGTGTCGGCAATGTGTTGGACGAAAAAAATTGGGAAAATGAATCCGATCTCGCCGACGCGTACTTGGCATGGGGCGGCTACGCTTACGATGAAAACGGCGCGGCGCACGCGTCGAAAGAAGCCTTCGCGCAACGTCTTAAAACGCTTGACGTCACCGTGAAAAACGAAGACACGAGCGATCTGAACCTGATGAGTTCGGACGATTTCAACGCGTACCATGGCGGCATGGTGGCGGCCAGCCGCGCTTTGGGCGGGAAAGCGCCGCGGTCCTACGTCGGCGACAGCTCGCAGCGCAGCCGGGTGCAGGTGCGCACGCTCGCCGAAGAATTCCAACGTGTCGTGCAGTCCGAAGCGCTTAACCCGAAATATATCAAAGGCATGATGCAGCACGGTTATAAAGGCGCGCTGGAACTTGCCAAGCGAGCGATGCTTTCCTACAGCTGGGACGCGACGTCGGGCGTTATGAATGACGCGCTTTACAATCGCATCACCGAATCCTACGTGCTCGATCCCGAAGTGCGGGAATGGATGCAAAAAGTCAATCCCTGGGCGCTGCACGAAATCAGTGAGACGATGCTCGAAGCGCGACAACGCGGCATGTGGAACGTGCCGGACGAAATGCTCGCCGAACTGCGCGACATTTACCTTGCGACGGAAGGCGATTTGGAAGAACGCAGCGAATGA